The stretch of DNA TACGCTCTCGACTTCGTATCCAGGGAAGTTCCTACGAATTAGCGTCGGACGAATCGCAACTCTGGTGGTTGTTATCTTCCCGTGATGCGGCCCAAATTCGTCTATTAAATTCGATTTTAAAGGATGATACTTGGAAGGAAGATGTTCCGAAACTTTTGCGAGGAACATTAAATCAAATTAAATTAGGACATTTTGATATCACTACCGCTAACGCTTTCGCAATACTTGCCTTAAAAAAATATCGTAGTTCCTTCGAATCATCCCAAGTCAAAGGGACTGCAAAGGCCTCCTTTGCCTCCGGAGAGGCCGCTTTCGATTGGAAGAGCCAGGACGGTCGGGTGGAATTTTCTCTTCCGAAAGGAAAATCGAATTTAAAACTCAGCCACGAAGGAAGCGGTTCTCCGTATGCGTACGTAAAAACCTCCTCTGCAATCCCTCTTTCCTCTCCGTTAAGCAGCGGATTGAGAATTCAGAAGGAGATCCTGGACGAGTCCGGTAAGCCGAAATCCAGCTTTAAAGAAGGGGATATCGTTCGCGTTCGTTTGAAACTTCGTTCGGAATTCTCCATCTCTTGGCTGGCCTTGCGGGACCCGATTCCGGCCGGCGCAACCATTCTAGGTTCCGGTTTGTCTAGAGATTCGGCAATGCTGACTTCAAACACGGCTACGAATTGGTGGGACGGTCCCTCCTTTGTAGAACGAAAGTTCGAAGGCATTACGGCTTATTACGAGTTGTTTTATCCTGGCGAAGCGACTTACGAATATGTTTATCGAATCAATTCTCCCGGGGTCTTTACTTTGCCACCGACCCGAGCGGAAGCTATGTATCAACCGGAGATATTCGCCGCCAATCCTAACATTACGATGCCGGTCGATAATCCTTAGGGTATTTGCGGATGATTCGCTTCCGTTACTTTTTTCTGATATTCCTCGGAGTTCCCTGCCTGGGACAGGGATTGCCGAAAGAATTTATAAGCGAAGTCCAAGCCGGGAAGGTTCCTAGTTTTCGAGAACTGCAAAGCGTATACGAACCGTCCGAAGGCACTCTCTTGGATCGGAACGGAGAGCATTTGCATCGATTAAGATTGGACCATACCGTTCGTCGTTTGGCTTGGACGGCCACCTCCGAAGTTCCCGAATCTTTTATTTTATCGATCCTGGCTCAAGAAGATAAACGCTTTCCGTTCCATCGAGGAGTCGATTATAAGGCGATCCTGGGAGCCGTTCGGGATCGAATGTTTGGAGGAAAGAAGAGGGGCGCGAGTACGATTACGATGCAATTGGCGGGATTTCTTTTGGGCTCGAAGCCCGGCCAAAGATCGTACACGGAAAAATGGAATCAAATGATTTTAGCCTGGAAGATAGAGGAGCGATGGTCAAAAGCCGAGATCGCAGAATCCTATTTTAACATGGTTCCGTTTAAAGGTGAATTTGTAGGAATTCGAGCCGCTTCGCGCGGGGTTTTCGGGGTCGACCCGTCCTCCCTTTCTTCGGAAGAGGCGGTGTTACTCGTCGCGCTTCTTCCAAATCCGAATATTCGATCTTTCGAATGGGGTCGGCGCGGGTGTAGGCTTTCGGAAGCCATAGGTTCCAAGAACTTATGCGAACCGTTAAAAGAAACGGTTGCTAATTTAAAAAAACGTAAAGTATTTTGGAATACCGAATCTTCCTTGGCATATCACGCGGCGAGACGCATATTAGTTCATCGAGAAATAAACGGCTATAAATCGGGAACCGTTCGATCCACATTGGATGCACGAAGCCAGGCGGCGGCGGAAGAGTCGATGAATCGGGTTCTTTCCGCGATTCAAGAACGCAATGTGAAGGAGGCGAGTATATTGGCGATCGAGAATCGGACCGGAGCGATCCTGGTCTATTTGGGCAATTCCAAACTTTCGAAAGATAATTATTTTGTGGACGCGATTCAAGCCAGACGACAGGCAGGTTCGACTTTAAAGCCTTTTTTATACGCTCTCGCTTTTGAAAAAAATTTACTCACGCCGGAATCGATTTTGACGGACTTGCCTCGAGAATGGGAATTGATCGGCGGGTCGTATCGTCCTACCAATTATGAGGATAGATATTTCGGATCGGTTCCGGCTAAAATTGCCTTGGCTTCTTCGTTAAATATTCCGGCAGTGCAAGTATTGGATTGGACGGGGGTTCCGGAATTCGTTTCTCGTTTAGGAGAATTAGGTTTTGATAAACTTCGCAATCCTGATTTCTACGGGTTGTCTTTGGCTCTCGGCACCGCGGATATCACGTTATGGGAATTAGTGAATGCATACAGAACTTTATCGAACGAAGGCTACTGGAGCGAGCCGACTTTCGACCCGCAGGAAGCTTTCAGCAACGCCGAGGCTTGGGATAGCGAGCGTAATACTCGATTTAGAAAAGTTTATTCGAAAGAGGTAGCACAAACGATCCGGGATATACTCTCATCCCGCGACAACAGATCTCTAAGTTTCGGTTGGGAAAACCATTTATCCACCAAATTTTTCTCCTTTGCTAAGACGGGGACCTCTCAAGATATGCGGGATAATTGGTGCGTCGGTTCGAGCGGCAATTATACGGTGGGTGTTTGGGTCGGGAATATGGACGGGGAGCCGATGCACGAGGTTAGCGGCGTTACGGGAGCGGCGCCTCTTTGGAAGGAGGTCATACAATCGCTGGAAGAGAGGCGGCCTTCTTCTAACCAAGAGGTTCATACGGTTCGATCCAGTAACCCGAATCGGAAACTTTCGGTGGGATTAGGGAATGCGGAAATGCCGAAAATTCTTTACCCGGAAACCGGAAGCCTCTTTGCACTGGATCCGGAAATCCCCGAAGAGAATGAAAGGATTCGGTTTGAAGCGAGAACTAATTCGAAGCGAGTGGAATGGATTTTAAACGGATCGGTATTAGAATCCTCCTCTTCGAATATCTATGATTGGAAACCGAAGCGGGGAAGTTTTATTCTTTCCGTCCGAATCAACGGATCTCGGATCTCGGATACGGTGGCATTTCAAGTCAGGTAAAGAGGTATTCAAGAGAGCGGAAAAAATCCTTTTAGAACGGAGATTGAAGTCCAATTTAGGTATAGGAATATTGCATGACGATGGAAAGAAACCGTTCCGAAACCTACTTGTTGTCCCCTGAATTGGAGGAAGCCGTTCGAGTCTCGGAAATTACCTCTCGTCCCCTTCTATTAAAGGGTGAACCCGGAACCGGAAAGTCTCTGCTTGCCGAGTATCTGTCCAGCAAATTGAAACGTAGACTTTATACCTGGCACGTCAAATCCACATCGCAAGCTAAAGAAGGTCTATATTTCTACGATGCTGTTTCGCGTTTGAACGACTCCAGGTTTACCGAGGACAAGGATAAAGTACGGAATATAGAAAATTATATTCGGCTAGGGGCGTTGGGCGAAGCTTTTGAATCCGCGGAACCTGCCGTAGTTCTTATAGACGAAATCGATAAGGCGGATATCGAATTTCCGAACGATCTTCTTCTCGAATTGGATCGGATGGAATTCGTCGTTCAAGAGACCGGCCGTCTAGTCAAAGCCGAAGTTCGCCCTTTAACAATTATCACTTCCAATAACGAAAAGGAACTACCGGCAGCCTTTTTAAGGAGATGCATTTTTCATTATATCGATTTTCCGGATCCAGCCTTTATGAGTGAGATCGTTAAATCCCATTTTCCTAAAATAAATACCGAACTTATTAGGAGGGCCTTGGAGGCATTCTATGTCATCCGAAGGATGGATGATATGAAGAAAAAGCCCGGAACGAGCGAACTTTTGGATTGGATCCAAATACTGGTCCATATGGGAGCTAAACTTCCCGAGGAAGGAAATATTCCGTTTCTCGGCGCGCTGGTGAAGAACGAGGAAGATTTGCGTTTATTCCGATAAAGGTATCGTTTTGTTTTTTCCATTTTTTTACAGACTCAAAGCCGCAGGTCTTCCGCTCTCCACGATCGAATTACTCGATTTTCTAAATGCGACGGAGGGATTGACCGCTAGCAAACCTTATTTGACTTTGGAAGAATTTTATCGGGTCTCGAGACTTTGCTTAATCAAAGACGTCAAACACTATGATTCTTTCGATCGGATATTTTCGGAAATGTTCGGAGAACGAGGAGTATTAAGAGAATCTCTGCGACAGGAGATTCTGGACTGGCTTTCGCAAATATTCAATAATCCGAATAAACTTCCGCCTAGTTTAATTCCTCCCGAAAAACTTTGGGAAGAGTTCTTGGATCGCTTGAAAAATCAAAAAGGCGAGCACCATGGCGGCAATAAATGGATCGGTACCGGCGGTTCTTCCCCGTTCGGTCATGGCGGCGTCAATCCCGGTGGAATCCGAATCGGCGGGGAAGGTGGCGGTAAGTCGGCGATCTTTCAGGCGATGGAAAGACGCTACAAGGATTATCGTACTGACGAGCAGTTGGATGTGCGCCAAATCAAAGTAGCCTTAAAAAGACTCAGAAATCTGAGAAAGGAAGGCATTCCGGAATTTGATCTCGTGAAGACTGTCGACGCAACATGCCGAAATGCGGGCGACACCGAATTGGTTTTTGAACGGACTAGAAAAAACGGAATCAAGGTATTATTATTGATGGACACGGGCGGCAGCATGACTCCGTATGCGGATAGGGTAAGTAAACTCTTTTCGGCAAGCCATCAGGTGAATCATTTTAAGGAATTCGGATACTATTATTTTCACAATTCGGTATACGATTGCGTCTATCCAAAAGGAGATTTGAGGCATCCGATTCCGTTAAAGTCGGTCTTCAAGAAGCATAAGGAAGATACGAAAGTAATCCTCGTAGGGGACGCATATATGGCTCCTTACGAATTGACGGATCCGGCGTACGGTTTCTATCATTCGAGATTTAGATCCGATCATCGTCTTCCCGATGAGCCGAAATCAGGGTTGGATAGCTTTAAGAAAATCAAAGATCATTTTCACGACAGCATTTGGATGAACCCGGAACCGGAACGTTATTGGGATGCTCCCACGATATACGAACTCAAGAAAGTTTTTCCTATGTTTTTTCTGAGCGTGGATGGGTTGGAAACAGGGATTCGCAAATTACTGAACCAACTGTGATAAATGCATTAATATTTTATCTTAATAGAAAGGAAAATTCGATTTCGACTTCCTCTTTCGCTTTTGCGAACAGCAGACTAGGTGGACTAATCCGATACTCTCCCATTTTGATCTGAAATTTCCCGGAAACTTCGATCTGACCATTGCTGGAAGAAATATTGGCCCTGGTTTTTACGGGTTTTGTTACGCCATTTACGGTTAAATTTCCGCTTACAAACCAGCCTCCCTCAGTTACATCGATGGAAGTGGAGGAAAATGAAACGCTCTGAATTTCGGGAAACCCGAGGCTCTCGAGAATATGGGAGTCGCGGTTTTCGTCGCCGGATCTGAATTCCTTCAGAGGAGCCTCTATCTTTACGGCTTTAGGAAGTTGTATGCCGTTCGCGCCGGTTGAATAAGTCGTCGGAGTGATATTCACTTCACCGCAAACCCCATTGACGGTCTTAAACGGATGGATGACGGTGAACTTCAAAGTCTTTTGAGAGATTTTTAAATCTTCTGATCTTAAGCTTATCGGGAAGATAAGACCGAATACAAGGAAAATCGATGCGATGCCGAAAATACGTTTCATGAGTCTAATCCTTAAAAATAAAAAGTTGCAATGGATACGGTAAATGCGGCGAACCCGGTCCAACCGACCACTTCCATTGTATGCGCTGCCCCCGGACCTCCTTTCGGTATTTCTTGGCCAAGGAAAGGCAAAGCCAGCATCGCCGGAAGGTGGATCCAAATCATCGCCTTATGCGTGAAGATGGTGGTTAAGCCGGGCTCTCTTGCCAGCGTATTGCTAGGCGCTAAAAAAGCCAGTCCGGCAGTCAGTGCATATAAGGTAAAAGTGGTTCCGGCCAACGATTTATGCGTATTGCCTCCCGGATCTCCCGTCCAGGGAGAAGCATTTAGAATCAGATTGTAAGCCGCTAGATTTTGTTGGGGATTCGATAGAAGAACGAAATCCGCCAAGGGCTGGTATTCCCTATGCAGGTGCGACAAGGCTTTTTCGCCAGCAAGGTTTGTAGCGAGCCAAAATCCCCAAGTAAGCAGTCCTAATCCTTGGTGCCAGTTTAAAAAACTTCTACGAAGTTCTAAACGATCTCTTTCCTTTTTTCGATCGGCGATCGTGGTTTCCGTTTCACCCTGGGTTAATGGAACTTCGCTTCGAATATCAGGAGAATAGTATTGGTAATTCGGAACCAACGGGTTTCCTCCTGTTAGTCGGTAGGAATCGAAAAAGCCGGCATCCGTTCCGGTGGAAGAGAAGGATTGGCCTGCGATCGGAAAACCGAAGAACAATAGAGTTAGCAGAGTTAGATACTTCGCTTTCATTCTAACCTAAGTGTTCGTCGTAACGATCTATAACGTCAAGGAAAGTAAAAAAGAAAGGTTAAGAACGAACGCATAAAATACGGGAATGTCTCGACTGAATTGATACAACTGCTTCGAAACTATAGAACCGGTAGACTGAAAGAGAATCGGACTCAATTTCTCTTAACAAATTCCGTTATAGTTTCTGAGAAAAATCTATACTAATGCAAATCGGATTCCCGCCAAAATTCATTGCCTACCGAAACGAAAATAAGAATCTTTTTCGCTGCGGTTTTCCTTTCTTAGGACTCGAACCTCTTCCGTTCTTAGCAAGAAAGGAATGATAACTCGTCTTAAGCCAATGCGCAGCCTCTTCGTAACGATCATATTCCCGCTCTTTTCTCTTAAATTCCCATCCATGAATAATATTTCGGTTTTTATTTCGCTGGACCGGAAATAGGTGATGTAGAATTTCGTGATGAACTACGTGTTCCAAAACGAATTCGGGGATATCGGGATGATCGAGAGTCGGACTGATCCTTATTGTAAGAGTTTCCTTGTCGTATGTTCCGATCCGTCGTTCTCCTTTTCGAGGAGACCATTCGATCCGAACATCGCTTAGATTTTGGGCGGGAAAAAATTTCTTCGTAATATACGCAAAAACTCGGTTTAGATCGTAATGGTTTCCTTTTGCAGGATATGTTTTTACGGGAGCGGCCAGTCTGGGAATTTTGTTTAAGTGTTCTTGAACGACGGTTTTCCAGCCGGCTTCCACAGTCTGTCTTAACAAGCGGGAAATTAATAACTTTGCCAAACTTTCCGCCGTGACTAAATCGACGTTTTTAAACGAGTCGTGTAACTTACATGTCAAAATTCCGTTCTTAAATTGAAGTGAGCTAGTACCGTTTCTGTAAGGGTAAAATTTAAGTTCTATCCGTTTTAAGGGCGGATTCGGTCGCCTGGAGCTTTGTGAGATGATAGTCCAGGTCTCGAAAAGCAGCGATTCCCAATCTTCGGGAAGAATCATTCTAAGATCCGAAAAAATCTCGAATTCTTTTTCGGGCTTCCGTTTCCGTTTTAAGATCTTCGGAAGGAATTTCTGAGAGGGACTTCGTTGCCGCAGTATGAGCTTTAGGAAAGAAATTTCTTTCTAAAATTTTATCGGATTCTTTCAATTCTTCGATAAAACGAGATAGACGATTGAAGTTATGACCGCCACGAGAAGAGGAAGTTTGGGGGTAGGTAAGCGTCAAAGATCTCCTCGCCCGAGTTATCCCTACGTAAAATAGTCTGCGCTCTTCCTCGATATTCTTTTCCCCTCTGCCCGACGGGAAGGATCCTTCGGTCACATTCAAAAGAATAACCGTATCGAATTCCAAACCTTTGGAGGAATGGATGGTCGATAAAACAAGGACGTCTTCCTCCTCTTCCTCGGGAACGAGTTTATCTAGACTCCGATTCGGCCCTTCCAAACTCATTTCCACCAAAAACTCATGGAGAGTTTCATATCTTTTGGAAAGAGTGAGAAAGGAATTTAGATCTTCCATTCTACGCTTGGGATCGTCATATTTTCTTTCCAGAAGCGGTTTATAAAATTCTAAAAAATTCTCCAACGTCAATGTAAGACTGGAATCGGAACGGTCGAGTAGATCGCTTAATAGTTGTAAATCGGCAGCGGCCGTACCTTTTTGCAATAGACGGACCGCTTGCAAGTCACCACCGGATCTAGTCAGTTCGTTGAGAATAAGTTTCGCTTTTGCCGCGCCGATTCCGGGAAGAAGCAATAATATCCGAAGCCAGGAAACGGAATCCAATCGATTTTCCCGAATTCTGAGAAGAGAAAGAAAGTCCTTCGCATGCGCGCTCTCTACAAATTTCTTTCCGCCGAATTTCTGATAGGGTATATTTCTGGCGTTTAAAACCAACTCCAGCTGATTGGAATTCCAGCCGGATCGAAATAATACCGCCATATTGCCGAGTGCGATTCCTTCCTCTCTTCTTTCCAAAATCCTGTCCGCAACTCCTTCGGCCTCGTCCAACTCGTCCGGAAATCCGAGCAACCTAGGTTTATGAAAATCCTCGTTTTTGGTGTACAGATATTTCTCGTATTTTTCGGAGAAATTCAATAGTACTCCGTTCGCTAGATTTAGAATCGAAGGTGTGCTCCGGTAATTTCTTTCCAGAAAAATCGTTTTTGCGTTCGGAAAAATCTTGGGAAAATCGAAGATTCCTTTAACATTCGCTCCTCTAAAGGAGTAAATGCTCTGAGCGTCATCACCGACCACAAAAATATTTTCGTGCTCCGAAGCCAGTAGACAGGCGATATGGGCCTGCAACTTATTCGTGTCCTGAAATTCGTCCACCATTACATATTTGTATTGTTCGGACAGCTTCTTCCTGATTCCATCGTGGTCCGTCAGCAATTCGCGGGAAAATAACAGTAAATCGTCATAGTCCAATAACGAGCGCTCTCGTTTGTAAGATTTGTAATCGGAAAAAATTTTACGAATAGAAGTTTCCTGATCCAGGAATTTGGGACTTTCCGTCTTTAGAAGCTCGGAAAGATCTTTCCCGGTATTGACGGAAGTCGAGTAAAGGGATAATAACGTTTCGTTGGAAGGGAATCGAAGCTTTTGGGCTGCATAATTTCCTTCCGTCCGAATCAGTTGAAAGACATCTATGGAATCGGACTCGTCGAGTACGGAAAATTGGGAAGAGATACCTAAAGCGGGAGCGTATTTTCTGAGAATATGGCCCGCGAATGAATGAAATGTTCCGCCATTAACTTTGGAGCAACGCTTGTCTAAAACGGAAACGGCCCGAGTCAACATTTCACGGGCAGCTTTTTTGGTAAAAGTAAGAAGTAGAATATTTTCGGCGGAAACGCCGTTGGA from Leptospira inadai serovar Lyme str. 10 encodes:
- a CDS encoding ATP-dependent helicase, with amino-acid sequence MTVLENLNEKQKEAVETTEGPVLLIAGAGTGKTNTLVHRLAKLVSNGVSAENILLLTFTKKAAREMLTRAVSVLDKRCSKVNGGTFHSFAGHILRKYAPALGISSQFSVLDESDSIDVFQLIRTEGNYAAQKLRFPSNETLLSLYSTSVNTGKDLSELLKTESPKFLDQETSIRKIFSDYKSYKRERSLLDYDDLLLFSRELLTDHDGIRKKLSEQYKYVMVDEFQDTNKLQAHIACLLASEHENIFVVGDDAQSIYSFRGANVKGIFDFPKIFPNAKTIFLERNYRSTPSILNLANGVLLNFSEKYEKYLYTKNEDFHKPRLLGFPDELDEAEGVADRILERREEGIALGNMAVLFRSGWNSNQLELVLNARNIPYQKFGGKKFVESAHAKDFLSLLRIRENRLDSVSWLRILLLLPGIGAAKAKLILNELTRSGGDLQAVRLLQKGTAAADLQLLSDLLDRSDSSLTLTLENFLEFYKPLLERKYDDPKRRMEDLNSFLTLSKRYETLHEFLVEMSLEGPNRSLDKLVPEEEEEDVLVLSTIHSSKGLEFDTVILLNVTEGSFPSGRGEKNIEEERRLFYVGITRARRSLTLTYPQTSSSRGGHNFNRLSRFIEELKESDKILERNFFPKAHTAATKSLSEIPSEDLKTETEARKRIRDFFGS
- a CDS encoding YceI family protein: MKRIFGIASIFLVFGLIFPISLRSEDLKISQKTLKFTVIHPFKTVNGVCGEVNITPTTYSTGANGIQLPKAVKIEAPLKEFRSGDENRDSHILESLGFPEIQSVSFSSTSIDVTEGGWFVSGNLTVNGVTKPVKTRANISSSNGQIEVSGKFQIKMGEYRISPPSLLFAKAKEEVEIEFSFLLR
- the pbpC gene encoding penicillin-binding protein 1C, which gives rise to MIRFRYFFLIFLGVPCLGQGLPKEFISEVQAGKVPSFRELQSVYEPSEGTLLDRNGEHLHRLRLDHTVRRLAWTATSEVPESFILSILAQEDKRFPFHRGVDYKAILGAVRDRMFGGKKRGASTITMQLAGFLLGSKPGQRSYTEKWNQMILAWKIEERWSKAEIAESYFNMVPFKGEFVGIRAASRGVFGVDPSSLSSEEAVLLVALLPNPNIRSFEWGRRGCRLSEAIGSKNLCEPLKETVANLKKRKVFWNTESSLAYHAARRILVHREINGYKSGTVRSTLDARSQAAAEESMNRVLSAIQERNVKEASILAIENRTGAILVYLGNSKLSKDNYFVDAIQARRQAGSTLKPFLYALAFEKNLLTPESILTDLPREWELIGGSYRPTNYEDRYFGSVPAKIALASSLNIPAVQVLDWTGVPEFVSRLGELGFDKLRNPDFYGLSLALGTADITLWELVNAYRTLSNEGYWSEPTFDPQEAFSNAEAWDSERNTRFRKVYSKEVAQTIRDILSSRDNRSLSFGWENHLSTKFFSFAKTGTSQDMRDNWCVGSSGNYTVGVWVGNMDGEPMHEVSGVTGAAPLWKEVIQSLEERRPSSNQEVHTVRSSNPNRKLSVGLGNAEMPKILYPETGSLFALDPEIPEENERIRFEARTNSKRVEWILNGSVLESSSSNIYDWKPKRGSFILSVRINGSRISDTVAFQVR
- a CDS encoding AAA family ATPase — encoded protein: MTMERNRSETYLLSPELEEAVRVSEITSRPLLLKGEPGTGKSLLAEYLSSKLKRRLYTWHVKSTSQAKEGLYFYDAVSRLNDSRFTEDKDKVRNIENYIRLGALGEAFESAEPAVVLIDEIDKADIEFPNDLLLELDRMEFVVQETGRLVKAEVRPLTIITSNNEKELPAAFLRRCIFHYIDFPDPAFMSEIVKSHFPKINTELIRRALEAFYVIRRMDDMKKKPGTSELLDWIQILVHMGAKLPEEGNIPFLGALVKNEEDLRLFR
- a CDS encoding SprT-like domain-containing protein — encoded protein: MILPEDWESLLFETWTIISQSSRRPNPPLKRIELKFYPYRNGTSSLQFKNGILTCKLHDSFKNVDLVTAESLAKLLISRLLRQTVEAGWKTVVQEHLNKIPRLAAPVKTYPAKGNHYDLNRVFAYITKKFFPAQNLSDVRIEWSPRKGERRIGTYDKETLTIRISPTLDHPDIPEFVLEHVVHHEILHHLFPVQRNKNRNIIHGWEFKRKEREYDRYEEAAHWLKTSYHSFLAKNGRGSSPKKGKPQRKRFLFSFR